Proteins from a single region of Ogataea parapolymorpha DL-1 chromosome IV, whole genome shotgun sequence:
- a CDS encoding Phenylpyruvate decarboxylase — translation MGPFPLSSAQSHIPLGEYIFKRIESLGVKSAFGVPGDFNLSLLEHIYSTKLKWYGGCNELNAGYAADGYARASHKFGVLITTYGVGSLSALNACCGAWSEFVPLLHIVGTTSTVQKSSGQLTHHVAPGKLISSKSDHHIYERLVERLACKIESLKSVDDAPEKIDFLIKEIMETKRPGYLFLPCDLVNIPVSALRLGDLDLYKPMEIRPIEYCDQLASLVLSKIYSSSAPCMLVDILTDRFELTNEVRALVRKTNIPNLSTFMGKSVLDETEVSYIGDYNGDASNKEVQQFVQTCDLVIHIGAFYNEVNSGKHTLYNGIHPESLIIMNHENIIIGSTKFDVSFVHILPKIVSNFNSSKLPQFTIPCMEHHIENKSSKVAITQSQLLSSLQNFIQPKDTIVVDTCSVMFGLPDLRFPKDVKLIGQHFYLSIGMALPCSFGVAVANREMGVDSRVILLEGDGSAQMTIQELSAFVRHGLSPLILLLNNHGYTVERAIKGAEKSYNDIMPDWKWTKLLDTFGGGSCTSSVRVHQAEALDQELASYQGSLKLIEIELDKLDTPWRFYFMCG, via the coding sequence ATGGGTCCTTttcctctttcttcagctcaATCCCATATTCCATTGGGGGAATACATATTCAAACGAATTGAAAGTCTGGGTGTCAAGTCGGCTTTTGGAGTGCCTGGGGATTTTAATCTCTCCCTTTTGGAGCACATCTATTCAACCAAGCTAAAATGGTACGGGGGCTGTAACGAACTTAACGCTGGGTACGCGGCAGATGGATATGCTAGAGCATCTCACAAATTTGGAGTTCTGATCACAACTTATGGAGTAGGCTCACTTTCTGCTCTGAATGCTTGTTGCGGTGCTTGGTCTGAATTTGTTCCCCTTTTGCATATAGTCGGCACAACATCGACAGTACAAAAAAGCAGCGGACAGTTGACACATCATGTGGCACCAGGCAAACTGATCTCAAGCAAGTCTGACCATCATATATATGAGAGATTAGTTGAGAGATTAGCCTGCAAGATCGAAAGCCTGAAAAGCGTGGACGATGCCCCAGAGAAAATCGATTTTCTAATCAAGGAAATTATGGAAACTAAAAGACCTGGCTATCTATTTCTTCCATGCGATCTGGTAAACATACCTGTTAGTGCGCTTAGACTTGGAGACCTGGATCTGTATAAGCCTATGGAGATTAGGCCAATTGAATACTGCGACCAACTTGCATCACTAGTGCTATCCAAAATCTATAGCTCCTCAGCCCCCTGCATGCTAGTTGATATCCTAACAGATAGGTTTGAGCTTACCAATGAAGTCCGTGCTCTTGTCAGAAAAACAAATATTCCCAATCTGTCTACATTTATGGGGAAATCGGTTCTAGACGAGACTGAAGTTTCGTACATAGGTGATTACAACGGTGACGCTTCCAATAAAGAGGTGCAGCAGTTTGTCCAGACCTGCGATTTGGTAATTCACATTGGTGCATTCTATAATGAGGTCAATTCCGGAAAACACACTTTGTATAATGGCATCCACCCTGAATCTTTGATAATCATGAACCACGAGAATATCATCATTGGATCGACCAAGTTTGATGTTAGTTTTGTCCATATACTTCCTAAGATTGTATCAAATTTTAATTCGTCAAAGCTTCCGCAGTTCACCATCCCTTGCATGGAACACCATATTGAAAATAAATCATCAAAAGTTGCAATCACGCAATCACAATTACTGTCTTCGCTCCAGAACTTCATCCAACCAAAGGATACCATTGTCGTTGACACTTGTTCAGTCATGTTTGGTCTCCCAGACCTAAGGTTCCCTAAGGACGTCAAACTAATAGGACAACATTTTTATCTCTCAATAGGAATGGCGCTACCTTGCTCCTTTGGCGTTGCCGTTGCAAATCGTGAAATGGGTGTTGACTCGAGAGTGATTCTGCTAGAAGGTGACGGCTCAGCCCAGATGACAATTCAAGAATTATCAGCTTTTGTCAGACATGGACTGAGTCCATTGATTCTGCTTCTCAACAATCATGGGTACACAGTTGAGCGTGCAATCAAGGGGGCCGAGAAGTCATACAATGACATCATGCCTGACTGGAAATGGACTAAGCTATTGGATACTTTTGGAGGTGGCTCATGTACTTCATCAGTCAGGGTTCACCAAGCTGAAGCACTTGATCAAGAACTTGCTTCTTACCAAGGTAGTTTGAAATTGATTGAAATCGAGCTCGATAAGCTGGACACTCCCTGgagattttattttatGTGCGGTTAG
- a CDS encoding Ribosome biogenesis protein MAK21 codes for MELPKLNLGSLRDQVTKTLERGKKEKPNKNGKTKPKKDGNKGSQNSRKKQTAKPRSDDNHNEDSSQDVLRAAALELGATEEDIRLVDGVDDEASEQEFDDAPVDNRLKKELSKFMKGLDLEEPEVVEEEEEGEEEGEEEEEGEEIGEIAEVEKVAAPDSETEPDSKVEESKPNSKKSDRLQSLQTVSSDRLVVAPRNDWFNEKLPDVKGNALSPKEIEELYDNAKRMYNKEQETYIEEFNKSSSQKRFLSQVLTGGTLNDKISALTLLIQESPLHNHKALETMFAMCEKKSRTAALQCIEALVDLFVNGVIPADRKLRYFNKQPLRKNMSPKEMIVFYFEDYLKKKYFQFIGTLEKLLQDSIVHVRTKVVGYVFALLRAKPEQEANLLRIGVNKLGDIDNKVASKTSYHILLLEQQHPAMKEIVVENIFDVLFRKNNDHHAIYYSTITINQTILTRKEDKLANKLMDAYFKLFEKLLLETDSTNTTKLKEADHQKDGRRKRNFKRGKKGGKSEKNEKSEQEALEERNSKMFAAILTGLNRAFPFSTLSASVFESHLDTLFRITHSSNFNTSVQALMLIHRITQKGEINKDRYYRTLYESLLDDRLVTSSKQNIYLNLLFQSLKEDTNKDRVMAFVKRICQVCLNWINIGPVAGMVYLLVELEKDVPEIRNLVFNAPLEDGEQKKEYDSRKRDPQFSNAQDSSLWEMNVFSNHFHPTVTHYTEAFFANDTKDLQKPNLGLFTLAHFLDRFVYKKAKMKPTTHGQSIMQPLAGAHTGQLLVKTDVHGELPTNTEDWINKKASEIRPEDRFFYEYFSTRQEKALASKMDKELNRRVREDDDEESDIDEDSVWNALVKSNPEVEGPSEDELSDFEMSELSDDEELEEVEEEEEEDEDGLVTLRTVDDLEVDDDEEIEEEEAEPSTGKFSDSSDSDIGELMGDSEDESEEEEKEQEEEEDEEEEAESRKRPKQPTGQSKKLKSLPTFASADDYAEYLNSSEDEY; via the coding sequence ATGGAGCTTCCGAAACTGAATCTAGGGTCCTTGAGGGACCAGGTCACAAAAACGCTGGAGCGCGGGAAGAAAGAAAAACCAAATAAGAACGGAAAgacaaagccaaagaaggatGGTAACAAAGGCTCGCAAAACAGTAGAAAGAAGCAAACAGCTAAACCTAGATCAGACGATAACCACAACGAAGACAGCTCCCAGGATGTTCtcagagcagcagcattgGAATTGGGTGCTACGGAGGAAGATATAAGGCTAGTTGATGGCGTGGATGATGAAGCAAGTGAGCAAGAGTTTGATGATGCTCCTGTGGACAATAGGCTCAAAAAGGAGCTGTCCAAGTTTATGAAGGGATTGGATCTTGAAGAGCCGGAGGTcgtcgaagaagaagaagagggGGAAGAAGagggagaagaagaagaagaaggagaggAAATAGGAGAAATAGCGGAAGTGGAAAAAGTGGCCGCGCCAGACTCTGAAACCGAGCCAGATAGCAAAGTTGAAGAGTCAAAACccaactccaagaaaaGCGATAGATTACAGAGTTTGCAGACTGTCAGTTCTGACAGACTGGTTGTGGCCCCACGTAACGACTGGTTTAACGAGAAGCTTCCAGACGTGAAGGGCAACGCTCTTTCACCAAAAGAGATCGAGGAACTCTACGACAACGCCAAACGCATGTACAACAAGGAACAAGAAACGTACATTGAGGAATTCAACAAATCATCATCTCAGAAGCGATTCCTCTCCCAAGTTCTCACTGGAGGTACATTAAACGATAAAATTTCTGCGCTGACTCTTTTAATTCAGGAATCTCCTTTGCACAACCACAAGGCTCTGGAGACTATGTTTGCCATGTGCGagaaaaaatccagaacAGCAGCATTACAATGTATTGAGGCGTTGGTTGATTTGTTTGTCAACGGTGTTATTCCTGCTGATAGAAAACTAAGAtatttcaacaagcagcCATTGAGAAAGAACATGAGTCCGAAAGAGATGATCGTATTTTATTTTGAGGATTATCTCAAAAAGAAGTACTTCCAATTTATTGGAACGTTGGaaaaacttcttcaagatAGCATTGTGCACGTTCGTACCAAGGTGGTTGGCTATGTCTTTGCTCTGCTGAGAGCGAAGCCAGAACAGGAAGCTAATCTGCTAAGAATTGGTGTCAACAAATTGGGAGATATCGACAACAAAGTGGCTTCGAAAACATCGTACCATATTCTGCTTTTAGAACAACAGCATCCGGCCATGAAGGAGATCGTTGTGGAAAATATATTTGACGTTCTTTTCCGCAAGAACAACGACCACCATGCCATATATTACTCGACAATCACCATTAATCAGACAATTTTGACGAGAAAGGAGGACAAGCTGGCAAACAAACTAATGGACGCATActtcaagctctttgagaagctgcttcTAGAAACAGATAGCACCAACACCACCAAATTGAAGGAAGCAGACCACCAAAAGGACGGAAGACGCAAGAGGAACTTCAAGCGTGGTAAGAAGGGAGGAAAGTCGGAAAAAAACGAAAAGAGCGAGCAAGAGGCACTCGAAGAGCGCAACAGCAAGATGTTTGCTGCCATTTTGACTGGTCTGAATAGAGCTTTCCCATTTTCGACTCTTTCTGCGTCTGTTTTTGAGTCGCATCTGGACACTTTATTCCGCATCACTCACAGCTCTAACTTCAACACCAGTGTGCAGGCGTTGATGCTTATCCACCGAATCACACAGAAAGGAgaaatcaacaaggacAGATACTACAGAACGCTATACGAGAGTCTGCTGGATGACCGGCTCGTTACGTCGTCGaaacaaaatatttatttgaacCTGCTTTTCCAATCGTTGAAGGAAGACACCAACAAGGACCGGGTCATGGCCTTTGTCAAGCGGATATGCCAAGTCTGTTTGAACTGGATCAACATTGGTCCTGTCGCCGGAATGGTGTATTTGCTTGTCGAACTTGAAAAAGACGTGCCTGAAATTCGTAACTTGGTATTCAACGCTCCGCTTGAGGATGGCGAGCAAAAGAAAGAGTACGACTCGCGGAAACGAGACCCGCAGTTCTCGAACGCACAGGATTCGTCTCTGTGGGAAATGAACGTGTTTTCAAACCATTTCCATCCTACAGTGACTCACTACACCGAGGCTTTCTTTGCTAACGATACCAAGGATCTGCAGAAGCCGAATCTCGGACTATTCACTTTGGCTCACTTCCTGGACAGGTTTGTCTacaaaaaggccaagatgAAGCCTACAACGCACGGCCAGTCGATCATGCAGCCGCTTGCTGGTGCACACACgggccagcttctcgtgAAGACCGATGTTCACGGAGAGCTTCCAACCAACACCGAAGATTGGATCAATAAGAAGGCGTCCGAGATCCGTCCTGAGGACAGGTTCTTCTACGAGTACTTCAGTACGAGACAAGAGAAGGCGCTGGCTTCGAAGATGGACAAGGAGCTTAACAGGAGGGTGCgagaagacgacgacgaggagtcggatattgacgaggacaGTGTGTGGAACGCTCTGGTGAAGAGCAATCCTGAAGTTGAGGGTCCTAGCGAGGACGAACTGTCCGACTTTGAGATGAGCGAGTTGAGcgatgacgaggagctggaagaggttgaagaggaagaggaagaggacgaggacggaCTGGTTACGTTGAGGACTGTGGACGATTTGGAggttgacgacgacgaggagattgaagaggaggaggccgagccGAGTACGGGCAAGTTTAGTGACTCCTCGGACTCGGATATTGGCGAGCTGATGGGAGATTCGGAAGACGAGtctgaggaagaggaaaaagagcaggaagaagaggaggatgaagaagaggaggcAGAGTCCAGAAAGCGGCCAAAACAGCCTACCGGACAGTCgaagaagctcaagtcgCTGCCTACGTTCGCCTCTGCGGACGACTACGCCGAGTACTTGAATTCTTCCGAAGACGAGTATTGA